In one Bacillus thuringiensis genomic region, the following are encoded:
- the narJ gene encoding nitrate reductase molybdenum cofactor assembly chaperone has protein sequence MKQSLQTAFSCSSFLLSYPEIGWREALAELQEEMEAIEQDDVKASLTAFIKQALNKTNDQLIDGYVYTFDFGKKTNMYLTYMNTGEQRERGIELLELKQHYKKSGFEVTDKELPDYLPLLLEFFANANERDSGPIMSKYTENIQALHAQLKEADSMYEPILAAVLLAIEAWDVQKN, from the coding sequence AAGTTTACAAACTGCTTTTTCTTGTTCTTCATTTCTTCTCTCCTACCCAGAAATCGGGTGGAGAGAAGCTTTAGCTGAATTACAAGAAGAGATGGAAGCGATTGAACAGGACGATGTTAAAGCTTCACTTACAGCATTTATAAAACAAGCGCTAAATAAAACGAACGATCAACTCATTGATGGTTACGTATATACATTTGATTTTGGTAAAAAGACGAATATGTATTTAACGTATATGAACACTGGTGAACAAAGAGAAAGAGGGATTGAATTACTAGAGTTAAAACAGCATTATAAAAAATCTGGTTTTGAAGTAACAGATAAAGAACTACCTGATTATTTACCACTCTTGCTTGAGTTCTTTGCAAATGCAAATGAGAGAGACAGTGGACCAATTATGAGCAAATACACGGAGAATATACAAGCGTTACACGCTCAATTAAAAGAAGCAGACAGTATGTATGAACCAATTCTTGCGGCTGTTCTACTCGCTATCGAAGCATGGGATGTACAGAAAAATTAG
- the narI gene encoding respiratory nitrate reductase subunit gamma: protein MMNQFLWVLFPYIIFAIFIGGHIFRYNYDQFGWTSKSSELLEKKMLRIGSLLFHFGIMFVIGGHVMGILIPEAVYRSIGISEHTYHIMAISFGLPAGVASIIGLIILTYRRVTVKRIIATSTKGDYIALILLLIVMLAGLSATFLNIDSKGFDYRTTIGPWFRSLFIFQPKVEYMTEVPVWFKIHILAGMGLFAVWPFTRLVHVFSAPIKYVSRSYVIYRRRIPNELKK, encoded by the coding sequence ATGATGAATCAATTTCTATGGGTATTGTTTCCCTATATCATTTTTGCAATCTTTATCGGTGGACATATTTTTAGATACAACTATGATCAATTTGGATGGACATCAAAATCTAGTGAACTATTAGAAAAGAAAATGCTCCGAATCGGAAGTCTATTATTCCACTTTGGGATTATGTTCGTAATTGGCGGTCATGTTATGGGGATATTAATTCCAGAAGCTGTATACCGTTCGATAGGTATTTCTGAGCATACGTATCACATAATGGCAATTAGTTTCGGGCTTCCGGCAGGTGTTGCTTCTATTATCGGTTTAATTATATTAACGTACCGCCGCGTAACTGTAAAACGTATCATTGCAACGAGCACAAAGGGAGATTATATTGCGCTTATTTTATTACTTATCGTAATGTTAGCAGGACTTTCTGCAACATTTTTAAATATCGATTCAAAAGGATTTGATTATCGTACAACAATTGGCCCTTGGTTCCGAAGTCTCTTTATTTTCCAACCGAAAGTTGAATATATGACGGAAGTACCAGTATGGTTTAAAATTCATATTCTTGCAGGGATGGGTTTATTCGCAGTGTGGCCATTTACAAGACTAGTACATGTATTTAGTGCCCCAATTAAATATGTAAGCCGTAGTTATGTAATTTACAGAAGACGTATTCCTAATGAGTTGAAAAAATAA
- a CDS encoding Crp/Fnr family transcriptional regulator, with protein MTNSMKLSQDLKELLASVEYKMQIKKGSFIFQEGMEATELYIIHSGKVQISKLSADGQELTLRICSEYDIIGELTLFTDNAKYLLNSKCLEDVEVGVIKREALEKALLQKPALVFEFMKWISEHLRRMQTKFRDLVLHGKKGALYSTLIRMTNSYGVLKENGILIDLPLTNQELANFCATSRESVNRMLNELKKQGTISIHKGKITIHDLQFLKCEIACEDCSASVCSID; from the coding sequence GTGACAAACAGTATGAAATTATCTCAAGATTTAAAGGAATTACTTGCATCTGTTGAATATAAAATGCAGATAAAAAAAGGCAGTTTTATTTTTCAAGAAGGTATGGAGGCAACCGAACTCTATATTATCCACTCAGGAAAAGTACAAATTAGTAAACTTAGTGCTGACGGACAAGAATTAACACTTCGAATTTGTTCGGAATATGACATTATTGGAGAATTAACGTTGTTCACGGATAATGCAAAATATTTATTAAACTCAAAATGTCTTGAAGATGTTGAAGTAGGTGTAATAAAGCGTGAAGCGTTAGAAAAAGCATTACTCCAAAAACCCGCTCTTGTATTTGAATTTATGAAATGGATTAGTGAACATTTAAGAAGAATGCAAACGAAGTTCCGAGATTTAGTGTTACACGGCAAAAAAGGTGCCTTATATTCTACTCTCATTCGAATGACAAATAGTTACGGTGTATTAAAAGAAAATGGTATTCTCATCGATTTACCGTTAACGAATCAAGAACTAGCTAATTTCTGTGCAACTTCACGTGAAAGCGTAAATCGAATGTTAAATGAATTAAAAAAGCAAGGTACAATTTCTATTCATAAAGGAAAGATTACCATTCACGATTTACAATTTTTAAAATGTGAAATTGCTTGTGAAGATTGCTCTGCTTCTGTTTGTAGTATTGATTAG
- the moaA gene encoding GTP 3',8-cyclase MoaA: MHEKMKDSLERPLQDLRISVIDRCNFRCTYCMPAEVFGPDYAFLQEEFLLTFDEIERLARLFISMGVNKIRLTGGEPLLRKDLPQLIARLTKLEGLKDIGLTTNGIHLAKQAKALKDAGLKRVNISLDAIEDHVFKKINGRNVSTKPVLKGIAAAKAAGLEVKVNMVVKKGMNDSQILHMARYFKEKEIQLRFIEFMDVGSTNGWNFEQVITKEQLIEKINRVYPVEPVTPRYFGEVAKLYRYVGSDAEVGFITSVSESFCSSCTRARISADGKFFTCLFGTKGTDLRTLLRENISDASLLKILQHTWRYRTDRYSDERTADSTNKRQKVEMSYIGG, encoded by the coding sequence ATGCACGAAAAAATGAAAGATTCATTAGAACGGCCACTTCAAGATTTACGTATTTCAGTTATTGATCGTTGTAATTTTAGGTGCACATACTGTATGCCTGCTGAAGTGTTCGGACCTGATTATGCTTTTTTGCAGGAAGAGTTTTTATTAACGTTCGATGAAATAGAAAGATTAGCAAGATTATTTATAAGTATGGGAGTCAATAAAATTAGGCTGACTGGCGGTGAACCGTTATTGCGTAAAGATTTACCTCAGTTAATCGCAAGGCTTACAAAACTAGAAGGCTTAAAAGACATTGGGCTCACAACAAACGGAATTCATTTAGCGAAACAAGCTAAGGCGTTAAAAGACGCGGGATTAAAGCGTGTAAATATTAGTTTAGATGCGATAGAGGATCACGTCTTCAAAAAAATTAACGGAAGAAATGTAAGTACAAAACCTGTACTGAAAGGAATAGCAGCAGCAAAGGCTGCTGGATTAGAGGTAAAGGTAAATATGGTCGTAAAAAAAGGAATGAATGATAGTCAAATTCTTCATATGGCTCGTTATTTTAAAGAAAAAGAAATTCAGCTCCGTTTCATTGAGTTTATGGATGTAGGCAGTACGAACGGATGGAATTTTGAACAAGTGATTACGAAGGAACAATTAATAGAGAAGATTAATCGCGTATATCCGGTTGAACCTGTTACACCTCGTTATTTTGGAGAAGTTGCGAAATTGTATCGATATGTAGGGAGCGATGCAGAAGTTGGATTTATTACTTCAGTATCAGAGTCATTTTGTTCTTCTTGTACGAGAGCTCGTATTTCGGCAGACGGTAAGTTTTTTACGTGTCTATTTGGAACGAAAGGAACGGATTTGCGAACGCTTCTTCGAGAAAATATTTCTGATGCATCACTATTAAAAATTTTACAACATACGTGGCGATATAGAACAGATCGATATTCAGATGAAAGAACGGCGGATAGTACAAATAAACGTCAAAAAGTTGAAATGTCTTACATTGGCGGATAG
- a CDS encoding molybdopterin-synthase adenylyltransferase MoeB — translation MQERYSRQVLFSRIGEMGQRKIREKHVLLIGAGALGAANAEAFARMGIGKLTIADRDYVEWSNLQRQQLYTEEDAKQCKPKAIAAAEHVRKINSEVEIVPVVTDVTMREIEELTKEVDLIIDATDNFDTRLLINDISQKENIPWIYGGCVGSYGVTYTILPGKTPCFRCLMDHPMSGATCDTAGIIQPAVQMVVAHQITEAMKILVDDYESLRGTMLSFDIWNNQYLSLKVNRQKKSTCPSCGKLRTYPSLTFEAQMKTEVLCGRNTVQIRSGIKRNLNLTEIQKRLQKSVHVKKTPYLLSFLIDEYRFVLFIDGRAFIHGTNDVKIAKRLYATYIG, via the coding sequence ATGCAAGAGCGATATTCAAGGCAAGTATTGTTTTCTAGAATAGGTGAAATGGGTCAAAGAAAAATAAGAGAAAAGCATGTACTTTTAATCGGTGCGGGTGCACTAGGAGCTGCGAATGCAGAAGCATTTGCTAGGATGGGAATTGGGAAATTGACAATTGCCGATCGTGACTACGTCGAATGGAGTAATTTACAGCGGCAACAGTTATATACAGAAGAAGATGCAAAGCAATGCAAACCAAAAGCAATTGCAGCAGCAGAACATGTAAGAAAGATTAATTCGGAAGTGGAAATTGTACCAGTTGTAACAGATGTCACAATGCGAGAAATAGAAGAGTTAACAAAAGAAGTGGATCTCATCATAGATGCGACTGACAATTTCGATACGCGCCTACTTATAAATGACATTTCACAAAAAGAAAATATACCTTGGATATACGGTGGATGCGTTGGAAGTTACGGTGTAACGTATACAATTCTCCCTGGGAAAACACCATGTTTTCGCTGTCTGATGGATCATCCTATGAGCGGTGCAACATGCGATACAGCTGGAATCATTCAGCCAGCTGTACAAATGGTCGTTGCTCACCAAATAACAGAGGCGATGAAAATATTAGTGGATGATTATGAGTCGTTAAGAGGGACGATGTTATCATTTGATATTTGGAACAATCAATATCTCTCATTAAAAGTAAATAGACAGAAAAAAAGTACATGTCCATCTTGTGGGAAATTACGAACGTATCCAAGTTTAACATTTGAAGCACAAATGAAAACGGAAGTGTTATGCGGACGGAATACAGTTCAAATCCGTTCAGGAATAAAGAGAAATCTTAATTTAACCGAAATTCAAAAACGATTACAAAAGAGTGTACATGTCAAAAAAACACCTTACTTACTATCATTTTTAATTGATGAATATCGTTTCGTTTTATTTATAGACGGTAGGGCATTTATTCATGGGACAAATGATGTGAAAATAGCAAAACGATTATACGCAACATATATAGGGTGA
- a CDS encoding molybdopterin molybdotransferase MoeA, producing MLEKRIPIPVAEAVARVMEYAYQGEIEKVSLIESYGRTLGEDVIADHDVPHFNRSPYDGFAIRAEDTKEASSSNPIQFEVIGEIGAGFVFTEEVKEFQAVRIMTGAAIPKGCSAVVMLELTEGFEENEKTYMKLKRSFIAGDNISFKGEDVKQNTVLVKKGTVINPGVAALLATFGYSSVHVIKQPVIGIVTTGSELLEVHEHLKPGKIRNSNSYMIAAQIERAGGVVQYYGQFADDIETCYNTVKKAIKEVDILITTGGVSVGDYDYLPAIYERLQANVLFSKIAMRPGSVTTVAEVEGKLLFGLSGNPSACYVGCELFVRPVIRTYLHRKDSHVFRAEAILQKDFPKANPFTRFVRGKVEIVNGKLQATPVGLDKSSAISSLAEANAFIVLPGGTRGFEAGITVSVLLLESNAGSEWPWEEPLRSYK from the coding sequence ATGTTAGAAAAACGTATACCAATTCCAGTGGCAGAAGCAGTTGCGCGTGTAATGGAATATGCCTACCAAGGTGAAATAGAAAAGGTTTCTCTTATAGAAAGCTACGGTAGAACACTTGGAGAAGATGTTATTGCAGATCATGATGTTCCGCATTTTAATCGCTCTCCGTACGATGGGTTTGCGATTCGAGCGGAAGATACAAAAGAAGCGAGTAGTAGTAACCCCATTCAGTTTGAAGTAATTGGCGAAATTGGAGCAGGTTTTGTTTTTACAGAAGAAGTGAAAGAGTTTCAAGCTGTCCGTATTATGACAGGAGCAGCAATTCCGAAAGGGTGTAGTGCGGTTGTTATGTTGGAGCTAACGGAAGGGTTTGAAGAAAATGAAAAGACTTATATGAAATTGAAACGCTCCTTTATTGCTGGGGATAACATTTCTTTTAAAGGAGAAGATGTAAAACAAAATACCGTCCTTGTGAAAAAAGGTACTGTTATTAATCCTGGAGTAGCAGCACTTCTTGCTACGTTTGGTTATAGTTCTGTACACGTTATAAAACAGCCGGTTATTGGAATTGTAACGACAGGAAGCGAACTGCTTGAAGTACATGAACACTTAAAGCCAGGGAAGATTCGAAATAGTAACTCCTATATGATTGCTGCTCAAATTGAACGAGCTGGCGGAGTTGTACAGTATTATGGACAGTTCGCTGACGATATTGAGACGTGTTATAACACTGTAAAAAAAGCGATAAAAGAAGTCGATATTTTAATTACAACTGGTGGCGTTTCGGTAGGAGATTATGACTATTTACCTGCTATTTATGAGAGATTACAAGCAAATGTACTTTTTAGCAAAATAGCGATGCGACCAGGAAGTGTGACAACTGTAGCTGAGGTAGAAGGAAAACTACTATTTGGTTTATCTGGTAATCCTTCTGCTTGTTATGTCGGTTGTGAATTATTTGTTCGGCCAGTTATTCGAACATACTTGCATAGAAAAGATTCGCATGTATTTCGTGCAGAGGCGATTTTACAAAAAGACTTTCCAAAAGCAAACCCATTCACTCGTTTTGTAAGAGGAAAAGTGGAAATTGTAAATGGAAAATTGCAAGCGACACCAGTTGGTTTAGATAAATCTAGTGCAATTTCTTCACTTGCAGAGGCGAACGCATTTATTGTCCTGCCGGGAGGAACAAGGGGATTTGAAGCAGGAATAACTGTTTCGGTACTGTTATTAGAATCAAACGCTGGAAGTGAGTGGCCATGGGAAGAACCACTTCGGTCGTACAAATGA
- a CDS encoding molybdenum cofactor biosynthesis protein MoaE: protein MTHTYYEVIDTPISIEEVTNKVICRECGAVTTFIGTVREFTKGRRTLYLEYVAYKTMAEKQLEKIGTEVGERWPGTFVAITHRIGTLQICDLAVVVSVSTPHRKAAYEANEYIMERIKQIVPIWKKEFWEDGESWIGDQLEKVAYENDEPGKGMRI from the coding sequence ATGACACATACGTATTATGAAGTGATTGATACACCTATTTCAATTGAGGAAGTTACAAACAAAGTAATTTGTCGTGAGTGCGGCGCAGTTACTACTTTCATTGGTACTGTTAGAGAATTTACGAAAGGCCGTCGTACGCTATATTTAGAGTATGTAGCATATAAAACAATGGCAGAAAAACAGCTTGAGAAAATTGGTACTGAAGTAGGAGAGAGGTGGCCTGGGACATTTGTCGCCATTACACATCGCATTGGTACATTACAAATTTGTGATCTTGCTGTTGTCGTCTCTGTTTCTACACCACACCGGAAAGCAGCCTATGAGGCGAACGAATATATTATGGAGCGTATAAAACAAATCGTTCCCATTTGGAAGAAAGAATTTTGGGAAGATGGTGAATCATGGATAGGTGATCAGTTAGAAAAGGTAGCATATGAGAATGATGAGCCTGGAAAGGGGATGAGAATATGA
- the moaD gene encoding molybdopterin converting factor subunit 1 → MIEVLLFAHLQEEVSKSALHIDCENITVAKLKEVLIKKYDVAISSEIMVAINEEYANEDDIIQTGDVIAMIPPVSGG, encoded by the coding sequence ATGATTGAAGTACTATTATTTGCACATTTACAAGAAGAAGTAAGTAAGTCAGCATTACACATAGATTGTGAAAATATTACGGTTGCTAAACTTAAGGAAGTGCTCATTAAGAAATACGACGTAGCGATTTCAAGTGAGATTATGGTTGCTATAAATGAAGAGTATGCAAATGAGGATGACATCATTCAAACTGGCGATGTTATAGCAATGATTCCGCCAGTGAGTGGTGGTTGA
- the narK gene encoding nitrate transporter NarK, with product MKSPNFQLSLQTSNLVIGFMVWVILSSLMPYIKADIPLTAGQISMVTAVPVILGSVLRIPIGYWTNRFGARKLFFISFILLLFPVFYISVANSMMDLIIGGLFVGIGGAVFSVGVTSLPKYFPKESHGFVNGIYGVGNAGTAITSFLAPVIATSVGWRTTVQCYLVLLAAFALMNFLLGDRKEKKVNTPLMEQIKGVYKNEKLWFLCIFYFLTFGSFVAFTVYLPNFLVSHFGLEKVDAGMRTAGFIVLATIMRPIGGWLGDKFNPFKILIFVFIGLTLSGIILSFMPSMNVYTFGCLLVAFCAGIGNGTIFKLVPMYFSEQAGIVNGLVSALGGLGGFFPPLILTLLFQLTGHYAIGFMALSEVALACLIITVWMYSQEKLLVMLKNH from the coding sequence ATGAAAAGTCCTAATTTTCAATTAAGTTTACAAACTTCTAATCTAGTTATCGGGTTTATGGTATGGGTCATTTTATCATCATTAATGCCTTATATTAAAGCGGATATTCCATTAACTGCGGGACAAATTTCTATGGTAACAGCAGTACCGGTTATATTAGGTTCTGTTCTTCGCATTCCAATTGGTTATTGGACAAATCGTTTCGGAGCAAGAAAATTATTCTTTATTAGTTTTATTCTATTATTATTTCCTGTCTTTTATATTAGTGTTGCCAATTCAATGATGGATTTAATTATTGGTGGTTTATTTGTCGGAATCGGTGGTGCTGTATTCTCTGTAGGCGTAACTTCTTTACCGAAATACTTTCCGAAAGAGAGTCACGGTTTTGTAAATGGTATATACGGTGTCGGTAACGCAGGAACAGCAATTACTTCGTTCTTAGCACCAGTTATCGCAACTTCAGTTGGCTGGAGAACGACAGTACAGTGTTATTTAGTTTTACTCGCAGCATTTGCACTTATGAACTTTTTATTAGGCGATCGTAAGGAGAAAAAGGTGAATACACCATTAATGGAACAAATAAAAGGTGTATATAAAAATGAAAAACTTTGGTTTTTATGTATCTTTTACTTTTTAACATTTGGATCTTTCGTCGCATTTACTGTATACTTACCAAACTTTTTAGTATCTCACTTCGGATTAGAAAAAGTGGATGCAGGTATGCGGACAGCAGGATTCATTGTACTTGCAACAATTATGCGGCCAATTGGCGGTTGGCTTGGTGATAAATTTAACCCATTTAAAATATTAATCTTCGTATTTATCGGTTTAACACTTTCAGGTATTATTTTATCATTCATGCCTAGTATGAACGTATATACTTTTGGTTGCTTACTAGTCGCATTTTGTGCAGGTATCGGTAATGGTACAATCTTCAAACTCGTTCCAATGTACTTCTCAGAACAAGCTGGTATTGTAAATGGACTCGTTTCAGCTTTAGGCGGACTAGGAGGGTTCTTCCCGCCGCTAATTTTAACATTATTATTCCAACTAACAGGTCATTATGCAATTGGATTTATGGCATTATCAGAAGTCGCACTTGCTTGTTTAATCATTACAGTGTGGATGTATAGTCAAGAAAAGCTGTTAGTGATGTTAAAGAATCATTAA
- a CDS encoding AEC family transporter has translation MFIFIILDVIVPILILMLIGAILQRKFQFNLKQLSTLINYCLMPAAVFVNIYDISIETGLLLQIMYYLMFYSLSLMLVSHFISKTLKLEKGESAALKNSISLMNSGNYGLPVSQLIFSHNPVGVSIQIFIVIFQNLLTYSYGIYNLLSATKTIGGIIQSFIRLPVFHALVLGILFQSFTIQIPNSIFLPLNQLANSFVAIALILLGAQLANIKLNFFHRVITWSLIGRLLMGPLLALSMIYLLNIDGIVAQSLFIASSFPTSRNTSTIAMEYQIEPELHAQIVLFSTLFSIITVTVVIYLSYILF, from the coding sequence ATGTTTATTTTCATTATATTAGACGTAATAGTGCCAATATTAATATTGATGCTAATTGGTGCAATCTTACAAAGGAAGTTCCAATTTAACTTAAAGCAGCTATCTACACTTATTAATTATTGCTTGATGCCAGCGGCTGTATTTGTGAATATATATGATATTAGTATAGAAACAGGTTTGTTGCTCCAGATCATGTACTATTTAATGTTTTATAGTCTGAGTCTAATGCTAGTAAGTCATTTTATTTCAAAAACATTAAAGTTAGAAAAAGGAGAAAGTGCAGCTCTAAAAAATAGCATTTCGTTAATGAATTCCGGTAATTATGGATTACCAGTAAGTCAATTGATTTTCAGTCACAATCCAGTGGGGGTTTCCATTCAGATTTTCATTGTGATTTTCCAAAACCTTTTAACTTATTCATATGGGATTTATAACTTACTATCAGCAACAAAAACAATCGGAGGTATTATTCAATCATTTATAAGACTGCCTGTATTTCATGCGCTCGTACTAGGGATTCTCTTTCAATCGTTTACAATTCAAATACCTAATTCTATCTTTCTACCTCTTAATCAGCTTGCGAATAGTTTTGTTGCCATAGCACTCATATTGCTAGGAGCACAATTAGCCAACATTAAGCTTAATTTTTTCCATAGAGTCATAACATGGTCTTTAATTGGAAGGTTACTGATGGGGCCATTATTAGCACTTTCCATGATCTACCTCTTAAACATTGATGGAATTGTTGCACAATCATTATTTATTGCAAGTTCTTTTCCTACTTCAAGAAATACATCAACTATTGCTATGGAGTATCAAATAGAGCCTGAACTACATGCACAAATCGTTTTATTTTCAACACTTTTCAGCATTATTACAGTAACTGTCGTTATTTATTTGTCATATATTTTGTTTTGA
- a CDS encoding precorrin-2 dehydrogenase, protein MYNMYPLMFNLQNKVVIIIGGGKIAYRKASGLKDTGAFVTVISPEICEEMKGLSYITWKQKAFSNDDIKDAHLIYAATNQHAVNMMVKQAAHDFQWVNVVSDGTESSFHTPGVIRNNEYVVTISTSGKDPSFTKRMKQELTSVLAKLIKRLSRTHKM, encoded by the coding sequence ATGTATAACATGTACCCTCTTATGTTTAATCTACAAAATAAAGTGGTCATTATCATTGGTGGAGGTAAAATTGCATATCGAAAAGCGTCTGGATTAAAAGATACAGGCGCTTTTGTCACCGTTATCAGCCCAGAAATTTGCGAGGAAATGAAGGGACTTTCTTATATTACTTGGAAGCAAAAAGCTTTTAGTAATGATGATATTAAAGATGCTCACCTTATTTATGCAGCTACAAATCAACACGCTGTAAATATGATGGTCAAACAGGCCGCTCATGATTTCCAGTGGGTTAACGTTGTAAGTGATGGTACAGAATCATCTTTTCACACACCTGGCGTTATAAGAAATAATGAATATGTTGTCACTATTTCAACTTCAGGTAAGGACCCATCGTTTACGAAGCGTATGAAACAGGAATTAACTTCTGTCCTTGCTAAACTTATAAAAAGACTTTCTCGTACTCATAAAATGTAA
- a CDS encoding sirohydrochlorin chelatase — protein MKGIVYVGHGSRLQEGNEQFIQFIQSVMKERNERIQKIAFLELTTPTISDAVTETIIEGVTEIMIVPVLLFAAAHYKRDIPFEIEQLQKKYPQITFSVVPPFSTHPHMVELVVKRIREAMSMQNSSILLVGRGSSDPQPIHELQQIRAAVERKLGMPVSCSFLTKGTPSFAAELKAITSTASHVYVMPYLLFTGLLLQKIKLHTKKYDHVTTCNCLQFDTYMKLTLLERMEECIYV, from the coding sequence ATGAAAGGAATTGTATATGTTGGACATGGGAGCCGGCTACAAGAAGGTAATGAACAATTCATTCAATTTATTCAATCTGTTATGAAAGAGCGAAACGAAAGAATTCAAAAAATAGCTTTTCTAGAACTAACGACACCTACTATTTCGGATGCAGTTACAGAAACGATAATAGAGGGAGTAACTGAAATAATGATTGTACCTGTTTTATTATTTGCAGCAGCTCACTATAAACGTGATATTCCTTTTGAAATAGAGCAACTACAAAAGAAATATCCACAAATAACATTTTCAGTTGTACCTCCTTTTAGTACACATCCACATATGGTGGAACTTGTAGTGAAAAGAATACGTGAAGCTATGTCAATGCAAAATAGTAGTATTTTACTCGTAGGACGAGGCAGTAGTGATCCACAACCGATACATGAATTACAACAAATCAGAGCAGCTGTCGAACGAAAACTTGGTATGCCAGTATCCTGTTCCTTTTTAACGAAAGGAACTCCCTCTTTTGCTGCTGAGCTCAAGGCTATAACATCGACTGCGTCCCATGTATATGTCATGCCGTACCTTCTCTTTACCGGATTATTACTTCAAAAAATTAAATTGCATACAAAAAAATATGATCACGTTACGACTTGTAACTGTCTTCAGTTTGATACATACATGAAGTTAACATTATTAGAACGAATGGAGGAATGCATATATGTATAA